The following are encoded in a window of Phaseolus vulgaris cultivar G19833 chromosome 3, P. vulgaris v2.0, whole genome shotgun sequence genomic DNA:
- the LOC137808717 gene encoding kinesin-like protein KIN-14B isoform X1, translating to MAEQTNRWSWDVTGFDPWKSSPASQSPPPPLDQADRKPTAPLLRRYSISATSVLPQSRQSVALKLNRLKDKVKLAREDYMQLRQEANELQEYSNAKLDRVTRYLGVLAEKTRKLDQVALETEARIAPLINEKRRLFNDLLTSKGNIRVFCRARPLFEDEGPSVVEFPDGYTISVNTGDESSSNAKKDFEFDRVYGPHVGQAELFSDVQPLVQSALDGYNVSILAYGQTLSGKTHTMEGSSYDRGLYARCFEELFDLSNLDKTSTSQYKFCVTVCELYNEQTRDLLLEAGKNTPKLSLGSPECFVELVQEKVDNPLEFSAVLKTALQTRENDLAKNNVSHLIVTVHIFYNNLTTGENSYSKLYLVDLAGSEGSITEDDSGDHVTDLLHVMKSLSALGDVLSSLTSKKDIVPYENSVLTKLLADSLGGSSKTLMIVNVCPSVSNLSETLSSLNFSARARNSMLSLGNRDTIKKWRDVANDARKELYDKEKEINDLKQEGLELKQALKDANDQCVLLFNEVQKAWKVSSALQTDLKSEHEFLSDKHNIEKEQNTELRNQVAQLLRLEQDQKLQIQEQDSTIQSLQAKIRTLETQLNESIKAQPRSIPVSEPESADVSNSKLTGDGIDSSAVTRKLEEELKKRDALIERLHEENEKLFDRLTQSQKASTAGSPKLSSPLARGSANVQPRSTGRNGSGNNTSSRSVDVLPSPLATDKNDGTVALVKTGSELVKSTPAGEYLTAALNDFDPDQYEGHAAISDGANKLLMLVLAAVIKAGASREHEILAEIRDSVFSFIRKMEPKRVMDTMLVSRVRILYIRSLLARSPELQSIKVLPVECFLEKTNTGRSRSSSRGSSPGRSPVLYVDEQIQGFKVNLKPEKKSKFSSVVLKIRGIDEDIWRQQVTGGKLREITEEAKSFAMGNKALAALFVHTPAGELQRQIRSWLGENFEFLSVTGDDASGGSTGQLELLSTAIMDGWMAGLGAALPPHTDALGQLLFEYSKRVYTSQLQHLKDIAGTLATEEAEDAAQVAKLRSALESVDHKRRKILQQMKSDIALLTLENGGSPIQNPSTAAEDARLASLISLDSILKQIKDITRLSSVNILSKSKKKTMLASVDELTEQMPSLLQIDHPCAQRHIADARYMVESIPEEDDPIQDISHGHKPSTDLSSGSETDVAQWNVLQFNTGSTLPFIIKCGANSNSELVIKADARVQEPKGGEIVRVAPRPSVLENMNLEEMKQVFNELPEALSLLALARTADGTRARYSRLYRTLATKVPSLKDLVSELEKGGALKDVRT from the exons ATGGCGGAGCAGACCAACCGTTGGAGCTGGGACGTCACCGGCTTCGACCCGTGGAAGTCGTCTCCGGCGTCGCAATCTCCGCCGCCTCCGCTCGACCAAGCTGATCGGAAACCTACTGCGCCGTTGCTGCGGCGCTACTCCATTTCTGCTACGTCGGTTCTTCCACAATCCAGGCAGTCCGTCGCCTTGAAGCTTAACCGGTTGAAGGACAAAGTCAAG CTTGCTAGAGAAGACTATATGCAATTAAGACAAGAGGCAAATGAACTTCAAGAATATTCAAATGCAAAACTTGATCGAGTTACACGATATCTAGGCGTTCTTGCAGAGAAAACCCGCAAGCTAg ATCAAGTTGCCCTTGAAACTGAAGCAAGAATAGCTCCACTGATCAATGAGAAAAGAAGATTATTCAATGATTTATTAACATCTAAAG GAAACATACGAGTATTTTGCCGAGCAAGGCCATTATTTGAAGATGAAGGTCCTTCAGTTGTTGAATTTCCAGATGGCTATACCATTAGTGTAAATACTGGTGATGAATCCTCATCTAATGCCAAGAAAGACTTTGAATTTGACCGAGTTTATGGACCACATGTGGGTCAAG CCGAGTTATTCAGTGATGTTCAACCACTGGTACAGTCAGCTTTGGATGGATATAATGTTTCCATACTTGCATATGGACAAACCCTTTCTGGAAAGACACACACTATG GAAGGATCAAGCTATGATCGGGGACTATATGCTCGTTGTTTTGAGGAGTTGTTTGATTTATCCAATTTAGATAAAACTTCTACTTCTCAGTATAAATTCTGTGTTACAGTTTGCGAGCTATATAATGAACAG ACAAGGGATCTACTTTTGGAGGCAGGGAAAAACACTCCTAAACTCAGCTTGGGATCACCTGAATGTTTTGTGGAACTGGTGCAGGAAAAAGTTGACAATCCTCTTGAGTTTTCTGCAGTTTTAAAAACTGCATTGCAGACTCGGGAAAATGATTTAGCAAAGAATAACGTTTCTCATTT GATTGTCACGGTACACATATTTTATAACAATTTGACCACTGGTGAAAACTCATATAGTAAACTCTATCTGGTTGATTTAGCTGGAAGTGAAGGTTCAATAACCGAAGATGATAGTGGGGACCATGTCACAGATTTACTGCATGTTATGAAGTCTCTTTCAGC GCTGGGAGATGTTTTGTCTTCTTTAACATCAAAGAAGGATATAGTACCTTATGAAAATTCAGTGCTAACAAAACTGCTTGCAGATTCACTTG GTGGGAGTTCAAAAACTCTGATGATTGTGAATGTGTGTCCAAGTGTTTCAAATTTATCTGAGACATTGTCGTCTCTCAATTTCTCTGCTAGAGCTCGAAACTCTATGTTAAGCCTGGGAAACCGAGACACAATTAAAAAGTGGAGAGATGTT GCAAATGATGCACGAAAGGAGCTCTAcgataaagaaaaagaaatcaatgaTCTAAAGCAAGAGGGTTTGGAGCTCAAGCAGGCGCTTAAAGATGCAAATGATCAGTGTGTTTTACTCTTCAATGAAGTGCAGAAGGCATGGAAAGTTTCTTCTGCATTGCAGACTGATTTAAAG TCGGAGCATGAATTTCTGTCAGATAAACACAATATAGAGAAAGAACAAAATACTGAGCTTAGAAATCAAGTTGCTCAACTTCTACGGTTAGAGCAAGATCAAAAATTGCAGATACAAGAACAAGATTCAACCATCCAAAGTTTGCAG GCTAAAATTAGAACCCTCGAAACTCAACTCAATGAATCTATTAAAGCTCAACCTAGGTCAATACCTGTATCAGAGCCAGAGTCTGCTGATGTATCCAATTCAAAACTAACTGGAGATGGCATAGACTCTTCTGCAGTAACCAGAAAACTAGAAGAGGAACTAAAGAAACGTGATGCGCTGATTGAG AGGTTGcatgaagaaaatgagaaattGTTTGATAGATTAACTCAGAGTCAGAAAGCATCTACAGCTGGATCACCTAAG TTGTCAAGTCCATTAGCTCGTGGTTCAGCTAATGTTCAGCCTCGGAGTACAGGAAG AAATGGAAGTGGCAACAATACAAGTTCTCGTTCTGTGGATGTTCTTCCTTCACCTTTAGCCACTGATAAAAATGATGGCACAGTTGCTCTAGTTAAAACTGGCTCTGAATTAGTTAAGAGTACCCCTGCAGGTGAATATCTTACTGCTGCTTTGAATGACTTTGATCCAGACCAATATGAAGGGCATGCTGCCATTTCTGATGGTGCAAACAAGCTTTTGATGCTG GTTCTGGCTGCTGTGATCAAAGCTGGTGCCTCTAGGGAACATGAAATTCTTGCTGAAATTAGGGATTCTGTTTTCTCTTTTATTAGAAAGATGGAACCTAAACGTGTAATGGACACCATGCTTGTTTCCCGTGTTAGAATTCTGTATATAAGATCTTTGCTTGCAAGATCCCCAGAGTTGCAGTCAATTAAG GTTTTGCCAGTTGAGTGCTTTCTTGAGAAGACTAATACTGGGCGTAGTAGAAGTTCCAGCCGAGGGAGTAGTCCTGGTAGGTCTCCTGTGCTATATGTTGACGAGCAGATCCAAGGATTTAAAGTGAATCTAAAGCCAGAAAAGAAATCAAAGTTTTCATCTGTTGTGTTGAAGATACGTGGGATTGATGAG GACATCTGGAGACAGCAGGTAACTGGTGGAAAGCTCAGGGAAATTACTGAGGAGGCCAAAAGTTTTGCAATGGGGAACAAAGCTCTTGCTGCACTCTTTGTACATACACCTGCTGGTGAGTTACAGCGCCAAATTAGATCCTGGCTTGGCGAGAATTTTGAGTTTCTGTCAGTAACTGGGGATGATGCATCCGGGGGGTCAACTGGTCAGTTGGAACTTCTTTCAACTGCAATTATGGATGGTTGGATGGCTGGACTTGGTGCTGCTCTTCCTCCGCATACTGATGCCCTTGGCCAGCTATTGTTTGAATATTCAAAACGGGTCTATACTTCTCAACTACAACACTTGAAG GATATTGCTGGTACCTTGGCGACAGAGGAGGCTGAAGATGCAGCACAAGTAGCTAAGCTACGTTCAGCTCTAGAATCGGTTGATCATAAAAGAAGAAAG ATTCTGCAACAAATGAAAAGTGATATAGCATTATTAACGTTAGAAAATGGTGGTTCCCCTATTCAAAATCCTTCTACTGCAGCTGAAGATGCACGATTAGCATCTCTTATTTCGCTTGATAGCATATTAAAGCAAATCAAG GATATAACAAGACTTTCTTCTGTGAACATCTTGAGCAAAAGTAAGAAAAAGACAATGCTTGCTTCTGTTGATGAATTAACAGAACAAATGCCTTCACTTCTCCAAATTGATCATCCATGTGCTCAGAGGCACATTGCAGATGCTCGCTACATGGTTGAG TCAATTCCTGAAGAAGATGACCCCATTCAAGATATATCTCATGGTCACAAGCCATCAACAGATCTGAGCTCTGGATCGGAAACGGACGTGGCACAGTGGAATGTACTCCAATTTAATACTGGCTCAACATTAccatttataataaaatgtgGTGCAAACTCTAATTCGGAACTGGTCATTAAAGCTGATGCACGAGTTCAGGAACCTAAAGGTGGTGAAATTGTGAGGGTTGCCCCTAGACCCTCCGTTTTGGAAAATATGAACTTGGAGGAAATGAAACAAGTATTTAATGAACTACCCGAGGCTCTAAGCTTGCTCGCTCTAGCAAGGACCGCAGATGGCACACGAGCACGTTATTCTAGATTATATAGGACCTTGGCTACAAAGGTTCCATCGCTTAAGGATTTGGTCAGCGAGCTTGAAAAAGGGGGTGCACTCAAAGATGTTAGAACGTGA
- the LOC137808717 gene encoding kinesin-like protein KIN-14B isoform X3, whose amino-acid sequence MEGSSYDRGLYARCFEELFDLSNLDKTSTSQYKFCVTVCELYNEQTRDLLLEAGKNTPKLSLGSPECFVELVQEKVDNPLEFSAVLKTALQTRENDLAKNNVSHLIVTVHIFYNNLTTGENSYSKLYLVDLAGSEGSITEDDSGDHVTDLLHVMKSLSALGDVLSSLTSKKDIVPYENSVLTKLLADSLGGSSKTLMIVNVCPSVSNLSETLSSLNFSARARNSMLSLGNRDTIKKWRDVANDARKELYDKEKEINDLKQEGLELKQALKDANDQCVLLFNEVQKAWKVSSALQTDLKSEHEFLSDKHNIEKEQNTELRNQVAQLLRLEQDQKLQIQEQDSTIQSLQAKIRTLETQLNESIKAQPRSIPVSEPESADVSNSKLTGDGIDSSAVTRKLEEELKKRDALIERLHEENEKLFDRLTQSQKASTAGSPKLSSPLARGSANVQPRSTGRNGSGNNTSSRSVDVLPSPLATDKNDGTVALVKTGSELVKSTPAGEYLTAALNDFDPDQYEGHAAISDGANKLLMLVLAAVIKAGASREHEILAEIRDSVFSFIRKMEPKRVMDTMLVSRVRILYIRSLLARSPELQSIKVLPVECFLEKTNTGRSRSSSRGSSPGRSPVLYVDEQIQGFKVNLKPEKKSKFSSVVLKIRGIDEDIWRQQVTGGKLREITEEAKSFAMGNKALAALFVHTPAGELQRQIRSWLGENFEFLSVTGDDASGGSTGQLELLSTAIMDGWMAGLGAALPPHTDALGQLLFEYSKRVYTSQLQHLKDIAGTLATEEAEDAAQVAKLRSALESVDHKRRKILQQMKSDIALLTLENGGSPIQNPSTAAEDARLASLISLDSILKQIKDITRLSSVNILSKSKKKTMLASVDELTEQMPSLLQIDHPCAQRHIADARYMVESIPEEDDPIQDISHGHKPSTDLSSGSETDVAQWNVLQFNTGSTLPFIIKCGANSNSELVIKADARVQEPKGGEIVRVAPRPSVLENMNLEEMKQVFNELPEALSLLALARTADGTRARYSRLYRTLATKVPSLKDLVSELEKGGALKDVRT is encoded by the exons ATG GAAGGATCAAGCTATGATCGGGGACTATATGCTCGTTGTTTTGAGGAGTTGTTTGATTTATCCAATTTAGATAAAACTTCTACTTCTCAGTATAAATTCTGTGTTACAGTTTGCGAGCTATATAATGAACAG ACAAGGGATCTACTTTTGGAGGCAGGGAAAAACACTCCTAAACTCAGCTTGGGATCACCTGAATGTTTTGTGGAACTGGTGCAGGAAAAAGTTGACAATCCTCTTGAGTTTTCTGCAGTTTTAAAAACTGCATTGCAGACTCGGGAAAATGATTTAGCAAAGAATAACGTTTCTCATTT GATTGTCACGGTACACATATTTTATAACAATTTGACCACTGGTGAAAACTCATATAGTAAACTCTATCTGGTTGATTTAGCTGGAAGTGAAGGTTCAATAACCGAAGATGATAGTGGGGACCATGTCACAGATTTACTGCATGTTATGAAGTCTCTTTCAGC GCTGGGAGATGTTTTGTCTTCTTTAACATCAAAGAAGGATATAGTACCTTATGAAAATTCAGTGCTAACAAAACTGCTTGCAGATTCACTTG GTGGGAGTTCAAAAACTCTGATGATTGTGAATGTGTGTCCAAGTGTTTCAAATTTATCTGAGACATTGTCGTCTCTCAATTTCTCTGCTAGAGCTCGAAACTCTATGTTAAGCCTGGGAAACCGAGACACAATTAAAAAGTGGAGAGATGTT GCAAATGATGCACGAAAGGAGCTCTAcgataaagaaaaagaaatcaatgaTCTAAAGCAAGAGGGTTTGGAGCTCAAGCAGGCGCTTAAAGATGCAAATGATCAGTGTGTTTTACTCTTCAATGAAGTGCAGAAGGCATGGAAAGTTTCTTCTGCATTGCAGACTGATTTAAAG TCGGAGCATGAATTTCTGTCAGATAAACACAATATAGAGAAAGAACAAAATACTGAGCTTAGAAATCAAGTTGCTCAACTTCTACGGTTAGAGCAAGATCAAAAATTGCAGATACAAGAACAAGATTCAACCATCCAAAGTTTGCAG GCTAAAATTAGAACCCTCGAAACTCAACTCAATGAATCTATTAAAGCTCAACCTAGGTCAATACCTGTATCAGAGCCAGAGTCTGCTGATGTATCCAATTCAAAACTAACTGGAGATGGCATAGACTCTTCTGCAGTAACCAGAAAACTAGAAGAGGAACTAAAGAAACGTGATGCGCTGATTGAG AGGTTGcatgaagaaaatgagaaattGTTTGATAGATTAACTCAGAGTCAGAAAGCATCTACAGCTGGATCACCTAAG TTGTCAAGTCCATTAGCTCGTGGTTCAGCTAATGTTCAGCCTCGGAGTACAGGAAG AAATGGAAGTGGCAACAATACAAGTTCTCGTTCTGTGGATGTTCTTCCTTCACCTTTAGCCACTGATAAAAATGATGGCACAGTTGCTCTAGTTAAAACTGGCTCTGAATTAGTTAAGAGTACCCCTGCAGGTGAATATCTTACTGCTGCTTTGAATGACTTTGATCCAGACCAATATGAAGGGCATGCTGCCATTTCTGATGGTGCAAACAAGCTTTTGATGCTG GTTCTGGCTGCTGTGATCAAAGCTGGTGCCTCTAGGGAACATGAAATTCTTGCTGAAATTAGGGATTCTGTTTTCTCTTTTATTAGAAAGATGGAACCTAAACGTGTAATGGACACCATGCTTGTTTCCCGTGTTAGAATTCTGTATATAAGATCTTTGCTTGCAAGATCCCCAGAGTTGCAGTCAATTAAG GTTTTGCCAGTTGAGTGCTTTCTTGAGAAGACTAATACTGGGCGTAGTAGAAGTTCCAGCCGAGGGAGTAGTCCTGGTAGGTCTCCTGTGCTATATGTTGACGAGCAGATCCAAGGATTTAAAGTGAATCTAAAGCCAGAAAAGAAATCAAAGTTTTCATCTGTTGTGTTGAAGATACGTGGGATTGATGAG GACATCTGGAGACAGCAGGTAACTGGTGGAAAGCTCAGGGAAATTACTGAGGAGGCCAAAAGTTTTGCAATGGGGAACAAAGCTCTTGCTGCACTCTTTGTACATACACCTGCTGGTGAGTTACAGCGCCAAATTAGATCCTGGCTTGGCGAGAATTTTGAGTTTCTGTCAGTAACTGGGGATGATGCATCCGGGGGGTCAACTGGTCAGTTGGAACTTCTTTCAACTGCAATTATGGATGGTTGGATGGCTGGACTTGGTGCTGCTCTTCCTCCGCATACTGATGCCCTTGGCCAGCTATTGTTTGAATATTCAAAACGGGTCTATACTTCTCAACTACAACACTTGAAG GATATTGCTGGTACCTTGGCGACAGAGGAGGCTGAAGATGCAGCACAAGTAGCTAAGCTACGTTCAGCTCTAGAATCGGTTGATCATAAAAGAAGAAAG ATTCTGCAACAAATGAAAAGTGATATAGCATTATTAACGTTAGAAAATGGTGGTTCCCCTATTCAAAATCCTTCTACTGCAGCTGAAGATGCACGATTAGCATCTCTTATTTCGCTTGATAGCATATTAAAGCAAATCAAG GATATAACAAGACTTTCTTCTGTGAACATCTTGAGCAAAAGTAAGAAAAAGACAATGCTTGCTTCTGTTGATGAATTAACAGAACAAATGCCTTCACTTCTCCAAATTGATCATCCATGTGCTCAGAGGCACATTGCAGATGCTCGCTACATGGTTGAG TCAATTCCTGAAGAAGATGACCCCATTCAAGATATATCTCATGGTCACAAGCCATCAACAGATCTGAGCTCTGGATCGGAAACGGACGTGGCACAGTGGAATGTACTCCAATTTAATACTGGCTCAACATTAccatttataataaaatgtgGTGCAAACTCTAATTCGGAACTGGTCATTAAAGCTGATGCACGAGTTCAGGAACCTAAAGGTGGTGAAATTGTGAGGGTTGCCCCTAGACCCTCCGTTTTGGAAAATATGAACTTGGAGGAAATGAAACAAGTATTTAATGAACTACCCGAGGCTCTAAGCTTGCTCGCTCTAGCAAGGACCGCAGATGGCACACGAGCACGTTATTCTAGATTATATAGGACCTTGGCTACAAAGGTTCCATCGCTTAAGGATTTGGTCAGCGAGCTTGAAAAAGGGGGTGCACTCAAAGATGTTAGAACGTGA
- the LOC137808717 gene encoding kinesin-like protein KIN-14B isoform X2: MQLRQEANELQEYSNAKLDRVTRYLGVLAEKTRKLDQVALETEARIAPLINEKRRLFNDLLTSKGNIRVFCRARPLFEDEGPSVVEFPDGYTISVNTGDESSSNAKKDFEFDRVYGPHVGQAELFSDVQPLVQSALDGYNVSILAYGQTLSGKTHTMEGSSYDRGLYARCFEELFDLSNLDKTSTSQYKFCVTVCELYNEQTRDLLLEAGKNTPKLSLGSPECFVELVQEKVDNPLEFSAVLKTALQTRENDLAKNNVSHLIVTVHIFYNNLTTGENSYSKLYLVDLAGSEGSITEDDSGDHVTDLLHVMKSLSALGDVLSSLTSKKDIVPYENSVLTKLLADSLGGSSKTLMIVNVCPSVSNLSETLSSLNFSARARNSMLSLGNRDTIKKWRDVANDARKELYDKEKEINDLKQEGLELKQALKDANDQCVLLFNEVQKAWKVSSALQTDLKSEHEFLSDKHNIEKEQNTELRNQVAQLLRLEQDQKLQIQEQDSTIQSLQAKIRTLETQLNESIKAQPRSIPVSEPESADVSNSKLTGDGIDSSAVTRKLEEELKKRDALIERLHEENEKLFDRLTQSQKASTAGSPKLSSPLARGSANVQPRSTGRNGSGNNTSSRSVDVLPSPLATDKNDGTVALVKTGSELVKSTPAGEYLTAALNDFDPDQYEGHAAISDGANKLLMLVLAAVIKAGASREHEILAEIRDSVFSFIRKMEPKRVMDTMLVSRVRILYIRSLLARSPELQSIKVLPVECFLEKTNTGRSRSSSRGSSPGRSPVLYVDEQIQGFKVNLKPEKKSKFSSVVLKIRGIDEDIWRQQVTGGKLREITEEAKSFAMGNKALAALFVHTPAGELQRQIRSWLGENFEFLSVTGDDASGGSTGQLELLSTAIMDGWMAGLGAALPPHTDALGQLLFEYSKRVYTSQLQHLKDIAGTLATEEAEDAAQVAKLRSALESVDHKRRKILQQMKSDIALLTLENGGSPIQNPSTAAEDARLASLISLDSILKQIKDITRLSSVNILSKSKKKTMLASVDELTEQMPSLLQIDHPCAQRHIADARYMVESIPEEDDPIQDISHGHKPSTDLSSGSETDVAQWNVLQFNTGSTLPFIIKCGANSNSELVIKADARVQEPKGGEIVRVAPRPSVLENMNLEEMKQVFNELPEALSLLALARTADGTRARYSRLYRTLATKVPSLKDLVSELEKGGALKDVRT, translated from the exons ATGCAATTAAGACAAGAGGCAAATGAACTTCAAGAATATTCAAATGCAAAACTTGATCGAGTTACACGATATCTAGGCGTTCTTGCAGAGAAAACCCGCAAGCTAg ATCAAGTTGCCCTTGAAACTGAAGCAAGAATAGCTCCACTGATCAATGAGAAAAGAAGATTATTCAATGATTTATTAACATCTAAAG GAAACATACGAGTATTTTGCCGAGCAAGGCCATTATTTGAAGATGAAGGTCCTTCAGTTGTTGAATTTCCAGATGGCTATACCATTAGTGTAAATACTGGTGATGAATCCTCATCTAATGCCAAGAAAGACTTTGAATTTGACCGAGTTTATGGACCACATGTGGGTCAAG CCGAGTTATTCAGTGATGTTCAACCACTGGTACAGTCAGCTTTGGATGGATATAATGTTTCCATACTTGCATATGGACAAACCCTTTCTGGAAAGACACACACTATG GAAGGATCAAGCTATGATCGGGGACTATATGCTCGTTGTTTTGAGGAGTTGTTTGATTTATCCAATTTAGATAAAACTTCTACTTCTCAGTATAAATTCTGTGTTACAGTTTGCGAGCTATATAATGAACAG ACAAGGGATCTACTTTTGGAGGCAGGGAAAAACACTCCTAAACTCAGCTTGGGATCACCTGAATGTTTTGTGGAACTGGTGCAGGAAAAAGTTGACAATCCTCTTGAGTTTTCTGCAGTTTTAAAAACTGCATTGCAGACTCGGGAAAATGATTTAGCAAAGAATAACGTTTCTCATTT GATTGTCACGGTACACATATTTTATAACAATTTGACCACTGGTGAAAACTCATATAGTAAACTCTATCTGGTTGATTTAGCTGGAAGTGAAGGTTCAATAACCGAAGATGATAGTGGGGACCATGTCACAGATTTACTGCATGTTATGAAGTCTCTTTCAGC GCTGGGAGATGTTTTGTCTTCTTTAACATCAAAGAAGGATATAGTACCTTATGAAAATTCAGTGCTAACAAAACTGCTTGCAGATTCACTTG GTGGGAGTTCAAAAACTCTGATGATTGTGAATGTGTGTCCAAGTGTTTCAAATTTATCTGAGACATTGTCGTCTCTCAATTTCTCTGCTAGAGCTCGAAACTCTATGTTAAGCCTGGGAAACCGAGACACAATTAAAAAGTGGAGAGATGTT GCAAATGATGCACGAAAGGAGCTCTAcgataaagaaaaagaaatcaatgaTCTAAAGCAAGAGGGTTTGGAGCTCAAGCAGGCGCTTAAAGATGCAAATGATCAGTGTGTTTTACTCTTCAATGAAGTGCAGAAGGCATGGAAAGTTTCTTCTGCATTGCAGACTGATTTAAAG TCGGAGCATGAATTTCTGTCAGATAAACACAATATAGAGAAAGAACAAAATACTGAGCTTAGAAATCAAGTTGCTCAACTTCTACGGTTAGAGCAAGATCAAAAATTGCAGATACAAGAACAAGATTCAACCATCCAAAGTTTGCAG GCTAAAATTAGAACCCTCGAAACTCAACTCAATGAATCTATTAAAGCTCAACCTAGGTCAATACCTGTATCAGAGCCAGAGTCTGCTGATGTATCCAATTCAAAACTAACTGGAGATGGCATAGACTCTTCTGCAGTAACCAGAAAACTAGAAGAGGAACTAAAGAAACGTGATGCGCTGATTGAG AGGTTGcatgaagaaaatgagaaattGTTTGATAGATTAACTCAGAGTCAGAAAGCATCTACAGCTGGATCACCTAAG TTGTCAAGTCCATTAGCTCGTGGTTCAGCTAATGTTCAGCCTCGGAGTACAGGAAG AAATGGAAGTGGCAACAATACAAGTTCTCGTTCTGTGGATGTTCTTCCTTCACCTTTAGCCACTGATAAAAATGATGGCACAGTTGCTCTAGTTAAAACTGGCTCTGAATTAGTTAAGAGTACCCCTGCAGGTGAATATCTTACTGCTGCTTTGAATGACTTTGATCCAGACCAATATGAAGGGCATGCTGCCATTTCTGATGGTGCAAACAAGCTTTTGATGCTG GTTCTGGCTGCTGTGATCAAAGCTGGTGCCTCTAGGGAACATGAAATTCTTGCTGAAATTAGGGATTCTGTTTTCTCTTTTATTAGAAAGATGGAACCTAAACGTGTAATGGACACCATGCTTGTTTCCCGTGTTAGAATTCTGTATATAAGATCTTTGCTTGCAAGATCCCCAGAGTTGCAGTCAATTAAG GTTTTGCCAGTTGAGTGCTTTCTTGAGAAGACTAATACTGGGCGTAGTAGAAGTTCCAGCCGAGGGAGTAGTCCTGGTAGGTCTCCTGTGCTATATGTTGACGAGCAGATCCAAGGATTTAAAGTGAATCTAAAGCCAGAAAAGAAATCAAAGTTTTCATCTGTTGTGTTGAAGATACGTGGGATTGATGAG GACATCTGGAGACAGCAGGTAACTGGTGGAAAGCTCAGGGAAATTACTGAGGAGGCCAAAAGTTTTGCAATGGGGAACAAAGCTCTTGCTGCACTCTTTGTACATACACCTGCTGGTGAGTTACAGCGCCAAATTAGATCCTGGCTTGGCGAGAATTTTGAGTTTCTGTCAGTAACTGGGGATGATGCATCCGGGGGGTCAACTGGTCAGTTGGAACTTCTTTCAACTGCAATTATGGATGGTTGGATGGCTGGACTTGGTGCTGCTCTTCCTCCGCATACTGATGCCCTTGGCCAGCTATTGTTTGAATATTCAAAACGGGTCTATACTTCTCAACTACAACACTTGAAG GATATTGCTGGTACCTTGGCGACAGAGGAGGCTGAAGATGCAGCACAAGTAGCTAAGCTACGTTCAGCTCTAGAATCGGTTGATCATAAAAGAAGAAAG ATTCTGCAACAAATGAAAAGTGATATAGCATTATTAACGTTAGAAAATGGTGGTTCCCCTATTCAAAATCCTTCTACTGCAGCTGAAGATGCACGATTAGCATCTCTTATTTCGCTTGATAGCATATTAAAGCAAATCAAG GATATAACAAGACTTTCTTCTGTGAACATCTTGAGCAAAAGTAAGAAAAAGACAATGCTTGCTTCTGTTGATGAATTAACAGAACAAATGCCTTCACTTCTCCAAATTGATCATCCATGTGCTCAGAGGCACATTGCAGATGCTCGCTACATGGTTGAG TCAATTCCTGAAGAAGATGACCCCATTCAAGATATATCTCATGGTCACAAGCCATCAACAGATCTGAGCTCTGGATCGGAAACGGACGTGGCACAGTGGAATGTACTCCAATTTAATACTGGCTCAACATTAccatttataataaaatgtgGTGCAAACTCTAATTCGGAACTGGTCATTAAAGCTGATGCACGAGTTCAGGAACCTAAAGGTGGTGAAATTGTGAGGGTTGCCCCTAGACCCTCCGTTTTGGAAAATATGAACTTGGAGGAAATGAAACAAGTATTTAATGAACTACCCGAGGCTCTAAGCTTGCTCGCTCTAGCAAGGACCGCAGATGGCACACGAGCACGTTATTCTAGATTATATAGGACCTTGGCTACAAAGGTTCCATCGCTTAAGGATTTGGTCAGCGAGCTTGAAAAAGGGGGTGCACTCAAAGATGTTAGAACGTGA